Proteins encoded in a region of the Perca fluviatilis chromosome 6, GENO_Pfluv_1.0, whole genome shotgun sequence genome:
- the rab35b gene encoding ras-related protein Rab-35b isoform X1, translating to MARDYDYLFKLLIIGDSGVGKSSLLLRFADNTFSGSYITTIGVDFKIRTVEINGEKVKLQIWDTAGQERFRTITSTYYRGTHGVIVVYDVTSAESFVNVKRWLHEINQNCDDVCRILVGNKNDDPNSKVVETTDAQKFAEQMGINLFETSAKENINVEEMFNCITELVLRAKKEVLAKQQQQQQNDVVKLTRNSKRKKKCC from the exons ATGGCCAGGGACTACGATTACCTCTTCAAGCTGCTCATCATCGGTGACAGCG GAGTTGGGAAGAGCAGTCTCCTCCTGCGATTTGCAGACAACACATTTTCAG GTAGCTATATCACCACGATCGGCGTGGACTTTAAGATCCGGACAGTGGAGATCAACGGGGAGAAGGTGAAGCTACAGATCTGGGATACAGCAGGGCAGGAGCGCTTCCGCACCATCACCTCCAC ATACTACAGGGGGACGCACGGGGTCATAGTGGTATACGACGTCACGAGTGCCGAGTCCTTCGTCAACGTCAAACGATGGCTACATGAAATCAACCAGAACTGTGACGACGTGTGCCGAATATTAG TGGGAAACAAAAACGACGACCCCAACTCCAAGGTGGTCGAGACGACCGACGCGCAGAAGTTTGCAGAGCAGATGGGAATCAACCTGTTTGAGACGAGTGCAAAAGAGAACATCAACGTCGAAGAG ATGTTCAACTGCATCACCGAGCTAGTGCTAAGAGCCAAGAAGGAGGTGCTCgccaagcagcagcagcagcaacagaacgACGTGGTCAAACTCACCCGGAACAGTAAACGAAAGAAAAAGTGCTGCTAG
- the rab35b gene encoding ras-related protein Rab-35b isoform X2 has translation MARDYDYLFKLLIIGDSGVGKSSLLLRFADNTFSGSYITTIGVDFKIRTVEINGEKVKLQIWDTAGQERFRTITSTYYRGTHGVIVVYDVTSAESFVNVKRWLHEINQNCDDVCRILDVQLHHRASAKSQEGGARQAAAAATERRGQTHPEQ, from the exons ATGGCCAGGGACTACGATTACCTCTTCAAGCTGCTCATCATCGGTGACAGCG GAGTTGGGAAGAGCAGTCTCCTCCTGCGATTTGCAGACAACACATTTTCAG GTAGCTATATCACCACGATCGGCGTGGACTTTAAGATCCGGACAGTGGAGATCAACGGGGAGAAGGTGAAGCTACAGATCTGGGATACAGCAGGGCAGGAGCGCTTCCGCACCATCACCTCCAC ATACTACAGGGGGACGCACGGGGTCATAGTGGTATACGACGTCACGAGTGCCGAGTCCTTCGTCAACGTCAAACGATGGCTACATGAAATCAACCAGAACTGTGACGACGTGTGCCGAATATTAG ATGTTCAACTGCATCACCGAGCTAGTGCTAAGAGCCAAGAAGGAGGTGCTCgccaagcagcagcagcagcaacagaacgACGTGGTCAAACTCACCCGGAACAGTAA